One window from the genome of Thermus sediminis encodes:
- a CDS encoding ATP-binding cassette domain-containing protein, whose product MILVEGLSKRYGQRPAVEALSLRVEAGEVYALLGPNGAGKTTTLRMLSTLVRPTAGRAEVAGFDVLKEPLEVRRRLGLVNGGMRVYERLTGREVLEFFASFYSLRGPAFQEALRWVVALLEMEETLEKKVLEMSTGMRQKVVIARAILHRPPVLFLDEATAGLDVFARRALLDFVKGYRDLGNAILYSTHVMSEAEELADRVGFLHQGRLIYEGSKEEALAMGEGSLERAFIGKVRGAA is encoded by the coding sequence GTGATCCTAGTTGAGGGATTGAGCAAACGCTACGGCCAAAGGCCCGCGGTGGAGGCGCTCTCCCTGCGCGTGGAGGCAGGAGAGGTCTACGCCCTTTTAGGCCCCAACGGGGCGGGCAAGACCACCACGTTAAGGATGCTCTCCACCCTGGTGCGCCCCACCGCGGGCAGGGCAGAGGTGGCAGGGTTTGACGTCCTGAAGGAGCCCCTCGAGGTTCGCCGCCGCCTAGGCCTGGTGAACGGGGGGATGCGGGTCTACGAGCGGCTCACGGGGCGGGAGGTGCTGGAGTTCTTCGCCTCCTTCTACAGCCTGAGAGGCCCCGCCTTCCAGGAAGCCTTGCGCTGGGTGGTGGCCCTTTTGGAGATGGAGGAGACCCTGGAGAAAAAAGTCTTGGAGATGTCCACGGGGATGCGGCAGAAGGTGGTCATCGCCCGGGCCATCCTCCACCGCCCCCCCGTCCTCTTCCTGGATGAGGCCACCGCGGGCCTGGACGTCTTCGCAAGGCGGGCCCTCCTGGACTTCGTCAAGGGCTACAGGGACCTGGGTAACGCCATCCTCTACTCCACCCACGTCATGTCTGAGGCCGAGGAGTTGGCCGACCGGGTGGGCTTTTTGCACCAGGGGCGCCTCATCTACGAGGGAAGTAAGGAGGAAGCTTTGGCCATGGGGGAAGGAAGCCTGGAGAGAGCCTTTATCGGAAAGGTGAGGGGAGCGGCATGA
- a CDS encoding ABC transporter permease has translation MKLVWRIAWKELVQVFRDRKLVLSTLVLPVLLMPVFMFGPTLFLSRLLEGTSAKVQEVAVAGLPQEALEALLEASLTPKPLADPEKAVREGAYPAGVVYEEGRYRVFGRLAGGLSESQVAVGKVQAALQGLKERRVAEALAQQGVPPDLLSPFQVETVDASPPREKAGGLLGFLLPFFLVIFVLSGGQVVAVDATAGEKEKGTLEALLSAPIPLFHLALGKTLATVAMALLSGVAGLLGLALGGVLSARMGGAIPSRGGEVLSLGGQIQMDGGSFLALFLTAFLLALFMGAVMVALGLYARSFKEAQSYMAPLQLVALLPLLFLQFRGFFELAVWHHLIPLFNTALLMDALLKGQAEGLQVALTWGSTLLYGALALLLAVRVFAREDVVFRN, from the coding sequence ATGAAACTCGTCTGGCGTATTGCGTGGAAGGAGTTGGTTCAGGTTTTCCGGGATCGGAAGCTGGTCCTCTCCACCCTGGTCCTTCCCGTCCTCCTCATGCCGGTCTTCATGTTCGGCCCCACGCTCTTCCTCTCCCGCCTCCTGGAAGGGACCTCCGCCAAAGTCCAAGAGGTGGCGGTGGCTGGGCTTCCCCAAGAGGCCCTGGAAGCCCTCCTCGAGGCCAGCCTGACCCCCAAGCCTCTGGCAGACCCAGAAAAGGCGGTCCGGGAAGGGGCGTACCCCGCAGGCGTGGTCTACGAGGAGGGCCGCTACCGAGTTTTTGGCCGCCTGGCGGGAGGGCTTTCGGAAAGCCAGGTGGCGGTGGGCAAGGTACAAGCCGCCCTGCAGGGCCTTAAGGAAAGGAGGGTGGCCGAGGCCCTGGCGCAACAGGGGGTGCCCCCGGATCTCCTCTCCCCCTTCCAGGTGGAAACGGTGGACGCCTCGCCCCCCCGGGAGAAGGCGGGAGGCCTCTTGGGCTTCCTCCTCCCCTTCTTCCTGGTGATCTTCGTCCTCTCCGGGGGGCAGGTGGTGGCGGTGGACGCCACCGCCGGGGAGAAGGAGAAGGGGACCCTCGAGGCCCTCCTCTCCGCCCCCATCCCCCTCTTTCACCTGGCCTTGGGCAAGACCCTGGCCACGGTGGCCATGGCCCTCCTCTCCGGGGTGGCGGGGCTATTGGGCTTGGCTCTGGGAGGGGTCCTGAGCGCCCGCATGGGCGGAGCCATCCCTTCCAGAGGGGGTGAGGTCCTCTCCTTGGGAGGGCAGATCCAGATGGACGGGGGAAGCTTCCTGGCCCTCTTCCTCACCGCCTTTCTCCTAGCCCTCTTCATGGGGGCGGTCATGGTGGCCCTGGGGCTTTACGCCCGGAGCTTCAAGGAGGCGCAAAGCTACATGGCCCCCCTCCAGCTCGTGGCCCTCCTCCCCCTTCTCTTCCTCCAGTTCCGCGGCTTCTTTGAACTGGCGGTCTGGCACCACCTGATCCCCCTCTTCAACACCGCCCTCCTCATGGATGCCCTCCTCAAGGGGCAGGCGGAAGGCCTCCAGGTGGCCCTCACCTGGGGTTCCACCCTCCTCTACGGGGCTTTGGCCCTCCTCCTGGCGGTGCGGGTCTTCGCCCGGGAGGATGTGGTCTTCAGGAACTAA
- a CDS encoding SPFH domain-containing protein, whose product MRKTEEFSAWRMSGFLGFLLLLALAWLLLAVLGLWRERELFHLWHLLPSLLASLLLGSGLFTVQPNEAVVLVFLGRYAGSIREEGFHFANPLAGRKRVSLRVHNLTSDKLKVNEAHGNPIEIAAVVVWRVVDTAKALFQVENYQTFVAIQSEAALRALASRYPYDAEGKFLRGNPEEIAEELKAEAQERLKVAGVEVLEARLTHLAYAPEVAQAILRLDEGRQAAMVNDLMVALVPEAQAQPVVNVGTLYA is encoded by the coding sequence ATGCGGAAGACGGAAGAGTTTTCGGCTTGGCGGATGAGCGGCTTTTTGGGTTTCCTCCTCCTTCTCGCGTTGGCCTGGCTCCTCCTTGCGGTCTTGGGGCTTTGGCGGGAAAGGGAGCTATTCCACCTCTGGCACCTCCTGCCCTCCCTTCTGGCCTCCCTCCTTCTAGGAAGTGGCCTCTTCACGGTCCAGCCCAACGAGGCCGTGGTTCTGGTGTTCTTGGGAAGGTACGCGGGGAGTATTCGGGAAGAGGGCTTCCACTTCGCCAACCCCCTGGCCGGGAGGAAGCGGGTTTCCCTCAGGGTTCACAACCTTACCTCGGATAAGCTCAAGGTGAACGAGGCCCACGGCAACCCCATAGAGATCGCCGCCGTGGTGGTCTGGCGGGTGGTGGACACGGCCAAGGCCCTCTTTCAGGTGGAGAACTACCAGACCTTCGTAGCCATCCAGTCGGAGGCGGCCCTGAGGGCTCTGGCCAGCCGCTACCCCTACGACGCCGAGGGGAAGTTCCTAAGGGGGAACCCCGAGGAGATCGCCGAGGAGCTGAAGGCCGAGGCGCAGGAGAGGCTTAAGGTGGCGGGGGTGGAGGTCCTCGAGGCCCGCCTCACCCACCTGGCCTACGCCCCCGAGGTGGCCCAGGCCATACTCCGCCTGGACGAGGGGCGGCAGGCGGCCATGGTCAACGACCTCATGGTGGCCCTGGTCCCCGAGGCCCAGGCCCAGCCCGTGGTGAACGTGGGCACCCTTTACGCCTGA
- the rapZ gene encoding RNase adapter RapZ — translation MRFLVLSGLSGAGKTTAKGFLEDLGYFMVDNLPPSLWKPLLQELAQRGMERAGVVLDARALAFFADLEEALKALRPTVVYLEARPEVLLRRYNLTRRLHPLGAGNLLREIGRERQVLSALRAQAHLVLDTSELAPRALKEALARLLGEETGFTLRLLSFGFKWGPPQEADLVLDVRPLPNPHYDPVLKPKTGLDPEVRAYVFREGEEPFYRTLLTVAGLSAEGARKEGRAFYTVALGCTGGRHRSVAVAERLAEDLSGRFRVEVSHRDVERE, via the coding sequence ATGCGCTTCCTCGTCCTAAGCGGCCTCTCCGGAGCGGGCAAGACCACGGCCAAAGGGTTCTTGGAGGACCTGGGCTACTTCATGGTGGACAACCTTCCCCCTAGCCTTTGGAAGCCCCTTCTGCAGGAACTGGCCCAAAGGGGGATGGAGCGGGCGGGGGTGGTGCTGGACGCCCGGGCCTTGGCCTTCTTCGCTGACCTGGAGGAGGCCCTAAAGGCCCTCCGGCCCACCGTGGTCTACCTCGAGGCCCGCCCCGAGGTCCTCCTCCGCCGCTACAACCTCACCCGAAGGCTTCACCCCCTAGGGGCGGGGAACCTCCTCAGGGAGATTGGCCGGGAGCGGCAGGTGCTTTCCGCCCTCCGGGCCCAGGCCCACCTGGTCCTGGACACCTCGGAGCTCGCCCCAAGGGCCCTCAAAGAGGCCCTGGCCCGCCTCTTGGGCGAGGAGACGGGCTTCACCCTCCGCCTCCTCTCCTTCGGCTTCAAGTGGGGGCCGCCCCAGGAGGCGGACCTGGTCCTGGACGTGCGCCCCCTGCCCAACCCCCACTACGACCCCGTCCTCAAGCCCAAGACGGGCCTGGACCCGGAGGTGAGGGCCTACGTCTTCCGGGAGGGGGAGGAGCCCTTCTACCGGACCCTCCTCACGGTGGCGGGGCTTTCCGCGGAGGGGGCCAGGAAGGAGGGGCGGGCCTTCTACACCGTGGCCTTGGGGTGCACGGGGGGGCGGCACCGGAGCGTGGCCGTAGCCGAGCGGCTCGCCGAGGACCTTTCGGGCCGCTTCCGGGTGGAGGTGAGCCACCGGGATGTGGAAAGGGAGTGA